CGCATCGTGGGATCTCCAGCGCTCCTCCTCGTTTGGGGGCTAGGGGCTCGTCAACCACGATCCTGCCATTCTGTGCACTTGCGCGGGGCCGAGCGGCACGGCGAGGTCCGTCGGCTCGCAGCCGCCTCAGTCACGGGAGCATTCCCTCTGGGGAAGCGCTCGCTGCTGCACATGCTTTTCaccgccaccccccccccccccgttgaGGGCGGGAGTAGGCACCCCTGACGGCGAATGGCTCGACAAGCTGTCAAGTTTGGTACGAAAGGCCGCACCGGGCCCCAAGGTGCAAAGCTCCAGTGCCACCCGCGTGGCACCCACGGCGCAGCCCCAGCGATCGGCTACCTGCGTCGGGGGAACCCCTGACCTCCGATCTCACCTCAACAAGGTAAGGGCTAGGGAGGACGCCCGCTCCGCTCTGGAGAGAGCGCGGGAGAGGCGGCGCCAGGTCACCAACGAGCACGCAACGTCCGGCGTGCCCACGGGCGGTGGCACCACCTCCGACAACAACACCGGCCCATACAGGGCTGGTTGCTGGGCTTTCACGACGGACTTGAGGCAGGTCAACGGGCCCACCAAGTTCTGACCGAACTTGCCCGAGAAGTACGACGTCACCATCGACTCGGAGGAATTCCACCATATCCACACCACTGCCATACAGGCGGCTGGGGGAGGCCCTCAGGTCATGGCGAACTACTTCCATGTCGCCCTCCGGGGCACTTCTCGCTCGTGACTGATGAACCTCCCACCGGGGTCCGTCGGATCCTGGGGGGAGCTATGCGAGCAGTTCGTCACCAAATTCTCCGGGTCGTTCACCCGACCCGGAACGCGCGGTGACCTACTCGCTGTCCGGCAACGCAAGGGCGAAACGCTGCGACAGTACATCCAACGATTCAGCCAGGTGCGCAATACAATTCCCCGCATCTCGCCGACCGCCGTCATCATGGCGTTCTGCGAGTCACCAACAAGCAGTTGGTGGGTAAGCTCGAGACCCACAACGTGGAGACTGTCTCCGAGCTGTTCGCCCTGGCGAACAAGTACgctcgggaggctgaggcgcaCGCCAGGGTCGAGCGCTGGGGTGCCCCCGAGGAATCCCTGGTGTGTGACGACCCGAATCCCGGCGCCAAGGCGAACAAGCGAAAGGCTGCCGTTGTCCTGGCCGAAGCAGGAAAAAAACAATCTCCAGCTTGGTTATGTCTCTTCCTGATCATATTCTATTTTTGTGCAGCAAGTGCCCATGTTTTACATTTTTAAATAGATCAGTCATGCATGTCCAAATAGCAAGTTCAAGAATGCATACCACGACCACATCCTTCAAATATTCAAAGATCAGAGTCTACTTTGCTGTGTTTCTGAGCTTGAGGTTTCTTCTGTCAGAATTCTATCTACTATCTATCCCAGATTCCCAGTAATTGGATGAACCACTTTTTGAAGGTTCTCAACTATCCAGTGTATTCAAATGATTCAGGTGTGATCGCATACTGTGGCTGGGGAATGGTACCAAGCAACTCTCATACTGGAGCTCTGGTTTGAGCCTCTCAGATCATTGTCCAGTGAGCGCCATCTTCTTGGTTGAAGTTGAGGTGTTCAATCAGCAAAAACTTGAAAGGGTCTTGAACTTCAATCCTGGATTCGTTTCAAAGGGTGTGAATATAACATGATGGTAGATCCCTGAACATTTTTCAGTCAGCAGCACTGAGCTGAGCATTGGAATTCTGCAGCGGTTCTGTTGGATTTAGTCTTTTCATGTGTGTACTAGTTTTGAAGGAACACAAAGATGTTGGGGTAAAGATTTTGATATATGTTTGGAGCATGACTAGCATGTAGCTGAAGTATTGCCTATTAGACTGCACCTGGAAATACTTCCGATTGTGAATTGAAAGTGAAAAATCCTTTTGTCATATGTATGCGCTTCTGTATGGCAATCGAATTAGCTTGAAGCACTTCTTTTCACTCTTATCTGATTTCGTGGATTGTTTAAGGTGGTCAGGAAATGTGCATGCTCATGTTTGTACTATCTAGTCTAGTGGATTGTTCACTTCTTTTTTCGTCCTCCTACTCTCAGACAAGCAGCTTGAAAGTGCAAGAACCTCTATACCAGACAGTATAAATCTAGATGCAGCCTACCTGACATTCGGGTGTTTCAATGGCAACTAAGACTCGGTTGTTTCCAGTCAACAGAACACATAAAAGCTGAAACAAATTCGGGTGTTTCAGATGCATCCAGAAAACATCCGATTTTGTATCCATCAGatttagataaaaaaaattctcgCATTAGTAAACTGCATaaaccaacaaaaaaaaatatgtgcATTGGACAGCTTTAATCAGTCAAACAAAAGCGAAAAGTATCCAATTCAATACAAAATTCCAGATGTCCACAAAAACTGCAGATTTCAAATTTACACAGTACGGACTCAACACTGTGTACAGACTGCAAATTTTATAGGTGACAATGACATATCAAACTTCTTGAACATTACAGAATATAGATGTGCATATATGCGAATAACAGAAGTAAGTCAACGCTTGGCTTGCTGTGCCACGACATTATCAGCTGAATGAAAACCTTCTCAAGGGCCCATACAGTCAGCATCACGCAGCTGGAAGCAACCATTGTTAACACCGTTGCGATCACAAGGCGATCCTGACGTCCCTCCTGGATATATGCCAAGTAGCATGTAGGGTATCACATTGACGAGCTTTGTAGTAGGGTATCATCTGTAAAAAAAGGGGGGAAATATAAATTTGTGGGCTAAAAAGACGTTGTGCTGATAATACAAACAAAAAGACTGGCAGTGACTTGCAGTACATTAATACAAAAGGACAGGAATTGATATACATAGCCATAAAAAGTAGACACTTTTGTTTCAAATTATGACCAGACCAACCACATGAGCTGTAGATCTGATTAGTAAAAAGTAGATGTAAAAGAAATTGACAATTTGATTAGTGTAATAGGCTATGTAGGCTACTATGTAGGAATACAGAACTCTAAAAAGAATGGCAGTACTGTGATCCCGACCAAATTGAACATATTTGCTAAATGACTGCGATCTTAGATGCAGATTATACAAATTTGAACTGCCTAATCAATGATTAGCAACTGTAAATTCTGCTATTATATAGGAAAACAGAACTCTAGAAAGAATGGTGGTCTGTGATCCCAGGCAAATGAACATTAGCTAAATGACAGCCATCATACATgcataataaaattaattagtAGCAACTATAATTAAGGATAAAGAATCACTAGTATCAGAATGATTAGTAATAACATGTAATTGAGACTGGATATGAATGGCCTACTGCAAAGAGAGGAGACAGATATGCATTCGAATATTCGATGAGTAGCCTACTGCAAATTATAATGTAATAACACAATGGAAGATGGATGGTGCAGTAAATGGTGAGGTAAGTGAAAAAATTACATGTAATAGCACTAAGCTACCTAAAAGAAGATATTGAGATAATTATCTACAGCTGAATATGCAGGCGCAAACATATACCCTGGGGAGGCATGAATGAAAATGATACCGAATGGCTAAAGAATTGCAGATTCAAGGTTGCAAAAGAGGAAACAAGATAGAAAGATATAGATTGAATTGGGCAAGGGGCAGATATCAGAAACTTAGCTTTTCATGGTTGACGATGCATCTGAACAGGAGGAAGTAACCCACAGTTTGATCTCATCAGCGATAGGGAGACATGAAATTGATTAAAAAAAAGACTTGTTAATAAAGTGATTTGAGCAAAAAGGTAATATTGTGAAACAAACAAACTATGAATAACTTGTGTAAGTAAATAAAGCCAGATTCACAGAGCACCATGAACTCTTGAGCAAGCGCAGTACCTACCTAGCTGAACACTAACTATGCATGAACTCTATGATTATGTGTAGGAGAAGTACGTAGAAAAGCTGACCTTAATGAAGATTGACGAAGACGCCgtggagtccggacggccggcAATCAGGCTGCCCAAACAAAGAAAGGGCACACCGGCCCCAAATATGGTGTCCAATTGCCACAGATGAAGAAGCAATGCCCTTGCATTGGCCCCGGTGTCACCATCACCCCTCTTCGGATAGCCATGCCGCAGTAGCAGTAGCAGTCTGCAGCACCAGCGCCACTGAAGCACGAGCTTAAGCTATGATTGACTGGAGGCTGCTGTGGCTGAATTTGTGGCTGCGGCTGAAGTTGTGGCTGCGGCTGCTGTTCTGGCTCTGGCTGCGATGGTGGCGCCAGAGACCCGGTGATAGAGATGGTCACTCCTCGCCGCATCAGCTCTGCGAGGAGGCACGCCGTGTTGCGGGCATCGTCGAGCCCGCAGTGGAGGCGGCCGTTCCACTTCAGACCTGCCTCCGCGACTGCCTCCTGAAGGTTGCGCCGCCCAGCGCCGAAGACTGCCTCGAAGGGGATCCTGAGGTTGACCCACTGGTTGAAATAGGATGGCTTGGCGAGGCCCTTGAAGCTGCATTCAAACTCAAGCATTGTGCGGCAGTCCCAATCGCCCCAAGtgacgacggcgaggcggttcTTGGCGGCGCCCGCCTCCTTCAGCCACGCGTCGTGCATCGCCAGCGCCTGCTCAAGAtccacgccgccgtcgacctGGTCTTGCCGGATTCCCGTCAGCTCGGAGCAGAATTCGCTGAGGCACGGGTGGTGCCGAGGCCTCACGTATGTGCGGAATGATGAGACGAGGCCTCCGTTGGCGGCGTCGACGAGGACCGCAGGAAACTCGATAATTTCCTGCGGGTAGATTCTTGAATCTCGCTCGCAGGTGGCCTCGAAGTCGATGAcgacgaagtagtcgaactccgtggtgccgcgcgccgccgaaCCTGCCGGCCGAGACGCTGTAGCGGATGAGCGGCGGTGCTTTCCTTGCGCTGCAGTGCTTGGGGGAGGAAGGCTCTGTTGTCGCTGAGCCatggcgccgcgcgccgccggattTGCTAGGATGAATGCAGCTGCGGTGGAGGGGAGGCAGCGCATCCCTTGCGCTGCAGTAGCTGCGCGAGGAAGgttgtgctgctgctgcaacgccATGGTTCCGCGCGCTGCCGGATCTACAGATTGGAAAGCtgcgggggaggaggggcggagcaTGCGATGAAATTGCGGTGATTGCACGAGAAATTGCGGTGGTTGGTTCGCGTGAGATTTGTTTTGGCGTGAGATTTGATCGGACCGAGAAAGGGTGGGTTTTAGATGCATAACGGCGGAGGGgggaggtcggcggcggagggatgTCGGTGGCGTACGGACGACGCAGTAGATTTTGTCTCCGACTAGAATTCAGGGTATTTGGATCTAGCATAAATTTTGATTAATAATTAGGGGTTCTAAATAAAGActttttataaaattaactcCACAGCCCTATgctactgtagcattattgtagccaatcatcgattaattattgtcattagatttatcgcgaaaaattacacgtgaaaaagttttgcaaataaattttatttagtattccataCATGTAAAAGAAATTCGTGTTGGAGAAAACAGAGTTGTTATAGATACCCACTGGCTTTGGCCGCAACCAATCATAGGGGAGCAATTTGAGAAGGTAAAGCAGGAAacaaaatattttgaaattcaGTTTCTGAAGGAAAAATACCAAATTGTTGTGGAATATCAAGAATAATACTTCCTATAATTTTGTGGAATATCAAGAATAATATATTTAAATAGTAGTATTTTTCAGTTCTAGGGATAAATTTACCAGCTAAGACTGAGTCCAACAAGAACTTGCATTTTTGAGATGCAAATCGACGATTGCCTCTCGTCTACAGTGTTTTGCCTCTCCTTCGCACAGCACCGTCTCCAACAAAGCGCTGCATTTCCTTCCCCCGACGCCGCCATCCGCAGCTTCATTCCACCGGCGTCGTCGAAGCGGCCGTCGCGCGCGGACaggaaggcgaggaggaggcggaggtccgcggccgcgccggcgtccCCGTTTGCCATGGCAGTAAGAGCAGGCCGCGCCCGAACCCCGCCCACGCCCACGGGCTCGCGCCTCCAAGCTCCTCCCCACTCGTCCCCTGCTCCGTGCGCACCGGTCCCCTGCTTGTCCAccggccgctcgccgccgcgcctc
This portion of the Panicum virgatum strain AP13 chromosome 2N, P.virgatum_v5, whole genome shotgun sequence genome encodes:
- the LOC120660388 gene encoding ERI1 exoribonuclease 2-like; amino-acid sequence: MLRPSSPAAFQSVDPAARGTMALQQQHNLPRAATAAQGMRCLPSTAAAFILANPAARGAMAQRQQSLPPPSTAAQGKHRRSSATASRPAGSAARGTTEFDYFVVIDFEATCERDSRIYPQEIIEFPAVLVDAANGGLVSSFRTYVRPRHHPCLSEFCSELTGIRQDQVDGGVDLEQALAMHDAWLKEAGAAKNRLAVVTWGDWDCRTMLEFECSFKGLAKPSYFNQWVNLRIPFEAVFGAGRRNLQEAVAEAGLKWNGRLHCGLDDARNTACLLAELMRRGVTISITGSLAPPSQPEPEQQPQPQLQPQPQIQPQQPPVNHSLSSCFSGAGAADCYCYCGMAIRRGVMVTPGPMQGHCFFICGNWTPYLGPVCPFFVWAA